One genomic segment of Suncus etruscus isolate mSunEtr1 chromosome 15, mSunEtr1.pri.cur, whole genome shotgun sequence includes these proteins:
- the AIMP2 gene encoding aminoacyl tRNA synthase complex-interacting multifunctional protein 2 isoform X1: MPMYQVKPYHEGGASLPVDLPTCMYRLPNLHSKSDSSVPSAGHVQAEPPASLQALEARQDDILRRLSELKATVDGLSKMIHTPDADLDMSSIIQAEDPIQRSASSLELSSVLGKDYGALKDIVINANPESPPLSLLVLHQLLCKRFRVLSTVHTHSAVRSVPAKLLHCFGEQPQQQRHEYQLAFTLIWKNVPKTQMKFSVQTMCPIEGEGNIARFLFSLLGPQQNAMTLTLIDSWVDVAIFQLKEGGSKEKSAVLRSMNSTLSKSPWLVGNELTVADVVLWSVLQQTGSCSTALPANVQKWVRACENLAPFSTALRLLS; encoded by the exons ATGCCGATGTACCAGGTGAAGCCCTACCACGAAGGCGGAGCATCTCTCCCCGTCGATCTCCCAACCTGTATGTACCGGCTCCCCAATCTGCACAGCAAGTCTGACAGTTCGGTGCCCAGCGCGGGCCACGTGCAG GCTGAGCCTCCCGCATCACTTCAAGCACTAGAGGCCCGCCAGGATGACATCTTAAGGCGCCTGTCTGAGCTGAAAGCTACTGTGGATGGTCTCTCCAAAATGATTCACACACCCGATGCCGACCTGGACATGAGCAGCATCATCCAAGCCGAGGATCCCATCCAAAGGTCCGCCAGTTCACTCGAATTAAGCTCGGTTCTCGGAAAG GATTATGGAGCACTGAAAGACATCGTGATCAACGCCAACCCTGAGTCACCACCGCTGTCCCTGTTGGTGCTACACCAGCTGCTATGCAAGCGCTTCCGGGTCTTGTCCACGGTGCACACGCATTCGGCCGTGCGCAGCGTCCCCGCAAAGTTGCTGCACTGCTTTGGGGAGCAGCCCCAGCAGCAGCGCCATGAGTACCAACTGGCCTTCACACTAATCTGGAAGAATG tgccAAAGACGCAGATGAAGTTCAGTGTCCAAACAATGTGTCCCATCGAAGGAGAGGGCAACATCGCACGTTTCCTGTTCTCTCTGTTGGGCCCGCAGCAGAACGCCATGACACTGACCCTTATTGACAGCTGGGTTGACGTGGCCATCTTCCAGCTGAAGGAGGGTGGCAGCAAGGAAAAGTCTGCGGTGCTCCGTTCCATGAACTCCACGCTCAGCAAGAGCCCATGGCTGGTGGGCAATGAGCTGACGGTGGCTGATGTGGTGCTGTGGTCAGTGCTCCAGCAGACGGGCAGCTGCAGCACTGCCCTGCCTGCCAATGTGCAGAAGTGGGTGCGGGCCTGTGAGAATCTGGCCCCCTTCAGCACTGCTCTCCGTCTGCTGAGCTGA
- the AIMP2 gene encoding aminoacyl tRNA synthase complex-interacting multifunctional protein 2 isoform X2 — MIHTPDADLDMSSIIQAEDPIQRSASSLELSSVLGKDYGALKDIVINANPESPPLSLLVLHQLLCKRFRVLSTVHTHSAVRSVPAKLLHCFGEQPQQQRHEYQLAFTLIWKNVPKTQMKFSVQTMCPIEGEGNIARFLFSLLGPQQNAMTLTLIDSWVDVAIFQLKEGGSKEKSAVLRSMNSTLSKSPWLVGNELTVADVVLWSVLQQTGSCSTALPANVQKWVRACENLAPFSTALRLLS, encoded by the exons ATGATTCACACACCCGATGCCGACCTGGACATGAGCAGCATCATCCAAGCCGAGGATCCCATCCAAAGGTCCGCCAGTTCACTCGAATTAAGCTCGGTTCTCGGAAAG GATTATGGAGCACTGAAAGACATCGTGATCAACGCCAACCCTGAGTCACCACCGCTGTCCCTGTTGGTGCTACACCAGCTGCTATGCAAGCGCTTCCGGGTCTTGTCCACGGTGCACACGCATTCGGCCGTGCGCAGCGTCCCCGCAAAGTTGCTGCACTGCTTTGGGGAGCAGCCCCAGCAGCAGCGCCATGAGTACCAACTGGCCTTCACACTAATCTGGAAGAATG tgccAAAGACGCAGATGAAGTTCAGTGTCCAAACAATGTGTCCCATCGAAGGAGAGGGCAACATCGCACGTTTCCTGTTCTCTCTGTTGGGCCCGCAGCAGAACGCCATGACACTGACCCTTATTGACAGCTGGGTTGACGTGGCCATCTTCCAGCTGAAGGAGGGTGGCAGCAAGGAAAAGTCTGCGGTGCTCCGTTCCATGAACTCCACGCTCAGCAAGAGCCCATGGCTGGTGGGCAATGAGCTGACGGTGGCTGATGTGGTGCTGTGGTCAGTGCTCCAGCAGACGGGCAGCTGCAGCACTGCCCTGCCTGCCAATGTGCAGAAGTGGGTGCGGGCCTGTGAGAATCTGGCCCCCTTCAGCACTGCTCTCCGTCTGCTGAGCTGA